From the genome of Caloenas nicobarica isolate bCalNic1 chromosome 14, bCalNic1.hap1, whole genome shotgun sequence, one region includes:
- the RBBP6 gene encoding E3 ubiquitin-protein ligase RBBP6 isoform X2, with product MSCVHYKFSSKLNYDTVTFDGLHISLCDLKRQIMGREKLKAADCDLQITNAQTKEEYTDDSALIPKNSSVIVRRIPIGGVKATSKTYVISRTEPVSGTSKAIDDSSASISLAQLTKTANLAEANASEEDKIKAMMTQSGHEYDPINYMKKPLGPPPPSYTCFRCGKPGHYIKNCPTNGDKNFESVPRIKKSTGIPRSFMMEVKDPNTKGAMLTNTGKYAIPTIDAEAYAIGKKEKPPFLPEEPSSSSEEDDPIPDELLCLICKDIMTDAVVIPCCGNSYCDECIRTALLESEEHTCPTCHQTDVSPDALIANKFLRQAVNNFKNETGYTKRLRKQVQQQQPQPPPPPPPAPHPPPLMRQTITRPLQPLLRPALARQQDPLMIPLASLASRSAALPSLVPGQAAGLPVNPSLVVSDLPPAVSLSLRGEKPDGPFRDPDSVLPPAALVTAAELSKSSPLSISSLLEEKGYQVPVLRQPALPSLLGPQGQSIPTTGHPLRAGAIRSAGGRPGWELANRGRPHSDRAQRTQTPSLPASAPVFVPVPPPPLYPPPPHALPLPPGVPPPQFPPQFPPGQPPSSGYGVPPPGYPPAPANLSSAWVPSAVPAAHSNAIPTTQAPPLSREEFYREQRRLKEEEKKKSKLDEFTNDFAKELMEYKKIQKERRRSFSRSKSPYSASSYSRSSYTYSKSRSGSSRSRSYSRSFSRSHSRSYSRSPPYPRRGKGKSRNYRSRSRSHGYHRSRSRSPPYRRYHSRSRSPVFRGQSPTKRTIPQGEGEREYFNRYREVPPYDMKAYYGRSVDFRDPFEKERYREWERNYREWYEKFYKGYAVGAQPRPPVNRENFSPERFGPPGTRRENSPYARGRREEYPGGQSHRNRNIAGNYPEKPSGRESHGIKDPTKSKEKEVENPLGDGKGNKHKKHRKRRKGEENEGFPNAELLEGARKPREPVTAEDVKTDSLFMVPSRDDATPVRDEPMEADSIAFKPVSEKEKKEKDKPKAKVDKTKRKVEVTAPPKKDNVVKPAKASQEKVDTDREKSPRTEPPVKKVKEELPKTDSVKASSSQKDEKALGTPRKVHPKATKDHPETRPAKEEKAKKDHTKETKSEKPSNKEDKSKKPAEKSKVSDAKPEKRKRKVDEKADKEHEATSTKASKPETAESKTSPKGKTEPDGEKGERTPEKDKSAFNNPAKKIKLNRETGKKIVSGENVPPGKEPVEKPEPSSSKVKQEKVKGKVRRKVAAADGSSSTLVDYTSTSSTGGSPVRKTEEKTDTKRTVIKTMEEYNNDITAPAEDVIIMIQVPQSKWDKDDFESEEEDIKSTQVPTNIGKPASVIKNVSAKPPNPVKHNEKETEPLEKTQKTTKEASYESSQHDAKSSKSSVSNEKGKAKDRDHSLSDKDTSEKRKSTVQPEKDHLERAAEQGNGKNISQSSKDSRSSEKHDTGRGSAAKDFTPNRDKKSDHDGSRDHSSSKRRDEKGEFARRKDSPSRTRESASVQKSKPREERAEPSKKSTGEAKRSSYSPPRERKQAEHKAAHESKRPAEEHKPLDKNSGKEKEKEKEKEKEKEKEKEKEKEKEKEKEKEKEKEKEKEKEKEKEKEKEKEKEKPVPEVKSNKEKEKEPAGTKPPLKQESPDVKSEKENASAQNDKSVVKPKPQVSSSSRLSSDLTRETDEAAFVPDYNESDSESNVSAKEEEAPGKNPKEPKEKAVEKAKEEPAAAAAAEQPEVGQSQSSPSVSRSRSHSPSESQTRSHSSSASSGDSQDSKKKKKKKEKKKHKKHKKHKKHKKHLGNEMELEKSQKHKHKKKKSKKSKDKEKDDQKVKSVTT from the exons ATGTCGTGCGTCCATTACAAGTTCTCGTCCAAGCTGAACTATGATACGGTCACCTTCGACGGGCTGCACATCTCCCTGTGCGACCTCAAGCGCCAGATCATGGGCCGCGAGAAGCTGAAGGCGGCCGACTGCGACCTGCAGATCACCAACGCCCAGACCAAAGAAG aatataCAGATGATAGTGCCCTGATTCCTAAGAACTCCTCAGTAATTGTTAGAAGAATCCCTATCGGAGGAGTTAAAGCTACCAGCAAAACATACGTTAT aAGTCGAACAGAGCCAGTGAGTGGGACATCAAAAGCA ATTGATGACTCTTCTGCATCTATTTCTCTGGCCCAGCTTACTAag ACCGCCAATCTGGCTGAAGCCAATGCTTCCGAGGaggataaaataaaagctatgaTGACACAATCTGGCCATGAATATGATCCGATCAA CTACATGAAGAAGCCCTTGGGCCCACCCCCACCATCATACACCTGCTTTCGGTGCGGAAAACCCGGCCACTACATAAAGAACTGCCCAACAAATGGG GACAAAAACTTTGAGTCTGTTCCCAGAATTAAAAAGAGCACAGGAATTCCAAGGAGTTTCATGATGGAGGTGAAAGATCCCAATACAAAGGGTGCTATGCTgacaaacactggaaaatatgCAATACCAACTATCGATGC GGAAGCTTATGCTataggaaagaaggaaaaacctccCTTTTTACCGGAGGAGCCGTCCTCCTCCTCAGAAGAAGATGATCCTATTCCAGATGAGTTGTTATGTCTGATTTGTAAAGATATAATGACTGATGCAGTCGTTATTCCCTGCTGCGGAAACAGTTATTGTGATGAAT GTATTAGGACAGCGTTACTGGAATCTGAGGAACATACGTGCCCAACGTGTCATCAGACAGATGTTTCGCCTGATGCTTTAATTGCCAACAAGTTCCTACGCCAG GCTGTGAACAACTTCAAGAATGAAACGGGGTACACAAAAAGGCTCCGTAAGCaggttcagcagcagcagccgcagccgccgccACCACCGCCGCCAGCACCGCATCCCCCGCCGCTGATGAGACAGACCATCACGCGGCcgctgcagccgctgctgcGGCCGGCGCTGGCCCGGCAGCAGGACCCGCTCATGATCCCGCTGGCGTCGCTGGCCTCGCGTTCGGCCGCGCTGCCGTCGCTGGTGCCCGGGCAGGCGGCTGGGCTGCCGGTCAACCCGTCGCTGGTCGTCTCTGATCTGCCTCCAGCCGTCTCGCTGTCCCTCCGGGGGGAAAAGCCAGATGGGCCTTTTCG tgaCCCTGATTCTGTTTtacctcctgctgctctggtgaCTGCCGCTGAACTTTCTAAATCTTCCCCTCTGTCCATCAGCAGTTTGTTGGAAGAGAag GGCTATCAGGTTCCTGTACTACGACAACCGGCATTGCCGAGTCTTCTGGGCCCCCAAGGACAATCAATACCCACAACTG GTCACCCATTGAGAGCCGGTGCCATTCGCTCAGCAGGTGGCAGACCAGGCTGGGAACT AGCGAATCGAGGCCGCCCGCACAGTGACCGTGCCCAGAGGACTCAGACCCCATCGCTCCCAGCATCCGCGCCCGTGTTTGTGCCCGTGCCCCCGCCGCCGCTGTACCCCCCGCCGCCCCACGCGCTGCCACTGCCGCCGGGGGTGCCGCCGCCGCAGTTCCCGCCACAGTTCCCGCCGGGGCAGCCCCCGTCCTCAGGGTACGGAGTCCCCCCGCCGGGATACCCCCCGGCTCCTGCCAACCTGTCATCGGCCTGGGTACCCAGCGCAGTGCCAGCGGCGCATTCCAACGCCATCCCGACCACACAGGCGCCTCCTTTGTCTAGGGAGGAGTTTTACAGAGAGCAACGGAGACTGAAAGAGGA ggaaaagaaaaagtccaAACTTGATGAGTTTACAAATGATTTTGCTAAGGAATTGATGGAATATAAAAAGATTCAAAAGGAGCGTAGGCGTTCGTTTTCCAG GTCCAAGTCTCCCTATAGTGCTTCATCTTACTCTAGAAGCTCGTATACCTACTCCAAGTCACGGTCGGGTTCCTCCCGCTCTCGCTCCTACTCTCGATCGTTTAGTCGTTCCCATTCGCGTTCCTACTCACGATCGCCACCGTATCCAAGACGAGGCAAAGGGAAGAGTCGTAACTATCGTTCTAGGTCAAGGTCACATGGGTATCACCGGTCAAGGTCAAGGTCACCCCCGTACAGAAGATACCATTCACGGTCAAGGTCTCCAGTGTTCAGAGGCCAGTCTCCCACTAAACGGACAATCCCtcaaggggaaggagagagggagtaTTTTAACAGATACAGGGAAGTCCCCCCGTACGACATGAAAGCGTACTACGGCAGATCTGTGGACTTCAGAGATccctttgaaaaggaaagatacagagagtgggAAAGGAACTATAGAGAATGGTACGAAAAGTTTTACAAGGGCTATGCCGTTGGTGCTCAGCCTCGGCCTCCAGTAAACAGAGAGAACTTTTCTCCAGAGAGGTTTGGTCCGCCTGGGACCAGACGAGAGAATTCGCCGTATGCGCGGGGACGTAGGGAGGAGTATCCCGGTGGGCAGAGCCACAGGAATCGTAATATAGCTGGAAATTACCCTGAAAAACCTTCTGGCAGAGAGAGCCATGGCATCAAAGATCCCACGAAGtcaaaagagaaggaagtggAAAATCCACTGGGAGATGGCAAAggaaataaacataaaaaacaccggaagagaagaaaaggggaagagaacGAAGGATTTCCCAATGCTGAGTTGTTAGAAGGTGCAAGAAAACCAAGAGAGCCAGTTACGGCAGAAGACGTTAAAACAGACTCTCTGTTCATGGTCCCGAGCAGAGATGATGCCACCCCTGTGAGAGATGAGCCCATGGAAGCAGATTCGATTGCTTTCAAACCGGTgtctgaaaaggagaaaaaagagaaggacaAGCCAAAAGCAAAAGTTGACAAAACAAAGCGGAAGGTGGAAGTGACTGCTCCTCCGAAGAAAGACAACGTGGTAAAACCAGCTAAAGCTTCCCAAGAGAAGGTCGACACGGACCGGGAAAAATCTCCTCGAACAGAACCTCCTGTGAAAAAAGTGAAGGAGGAGTTGCCGAAGACAGACAGTGTTAAAGCATCTTCCTCTCAAAAGGATGAGAAGGCTCTTGGTACCCCACGGAAAGTTCACCCAAAAGCGACAAAAGATCATCCAGAAACCAGACCAGCtaaggaggaaaaggcaaagaaagacCATACAAAAGAAACCAAGTCAGAGAAGCCCTCCAACAAAGAGGACAAGTCAAAAAAGCCTGctgaaaaaagcaaagtttctgatgcaaaacctgaaaaaagaaaaagaaaagtagatgAAAAGGCTGATAAAGAGCACGAAGCCACTTCCACAAAGGCCTCTAAGCCAGAAACTGCTGAATCGAAAACATCGCCAAAGGGGAAGACTGAGCCTGATGGTGAAAAAGGAGAGCGAACTCCAGAAAAGGATAAATCTGCTTTTAACAACCCCGCGAAAAAGATTAAACTGAACCGAGAAACTGGCAAAAAGATTGTGAGTGGAGAAAATGTGCCACCTGGAAAAGAGCCTGTTGAGAAACCTGAGCCGAGCAGCAGCAaagtgaaacaagaaaaagtgaagggaaaagtgagaagaaaagtAGCAGCAGCTGATGGGTCTAGTTCAACTCTGGTAGATTACACCAG caCTAGTTCTACTGGAGGAAGCCCTGttagaaagacagaagaaaagacagaTACAAAACGAACTGTCATTAAGACCATGGAGGAATATAATAATGACATAACTGCCCCTGCTGAAGACGTCATCATTATGATCCAGGTCCCGCAGTCCAAGTGGGATAAAGATGACTTTGAGTCTGAGGAGGAAGACATTAAATCTACCCAGGTGCCCACAAACATCGGCAAACCTGCTAGTGTTATAAAAAATGTGAGTGCTAAGCCTCCAAACCCTgtaaaacacaatgaaaaagaGACGGAGCCTttggagaaaacacagaaaactacAAAAGAGGCGAGTTATGAAAGCTCTCAGCACGATGCAAAAAGTTCAAAAAGTTCTGTGTcgaatgaaaaaggaaaagccaaagACCGGGATCATTCATTGTCAGATAAGGACACTTctgagaagagaaagagcaCTGTTCAGCCAGAGAAAGACCACTTGGAACGTGCAGCTGAGCAAGGAAAcggcaaaaatatttctcaatcTTCCAAAGACAGCCGATCTTCAGAGAAACACGACACTGGCCGCGGATCCGCTGCTAAAGACTTCACTCCGAACCGAGACAAGAAGTCTGACCATGATGGCAGCAGAGATCATTCTAGTTCCAAGCGCAGAGATGAGAAGGGTGAATTTGCAAGGAGAAAAGACTCCCCTTCTCGAACCAGGGAATCTGCGTCAGTCCAGAAAAGTAAACCGAGAGAGGAGCGAGCGGAGCCGTCCAAAAAGAGCACTGGAGAAGCCAAGCGGAGCAGCTACAGCCCCCCACGTGAGCGGAAACAGGCTGAGCACAAAGCTGCTCACGAGTCCAAGCGCCCAGCAGAGGAACACAAACCTCTGGATAAAAAttcagggaaggagaaggagaaggagaaagagaaggaaaaggagaaggagaaggagaaggaaaaggagaaggagaaggagaaggaaaaggagaaagagaaggagaaggaaaaggagaaagagaaggagaaggaaaaggagaaagagaaggagaaggagaaagagaagccTGTACCAGAGGTAAAGAGcaataaagagaaagagaaagagccAGCTGGTACTAAACCACCTTTGAAACAAGAATCCCCAGATGTAAAATCTGAGAAAGAGAATGCGAGTGCACAGAACGATAAGAGCGTGGTCAAGCCCAAGCCTCAGGTGAGCAGCTCCTCACGCCTCTCTTCTGACCTAACGCGGGAGACCGACGAGGCTGCCTTTGTACCCGACTACAACGAGAGTGACAGCGAGAGCAACGTATCTGCAAAAGAGGAGGAAGCTCCGGGGAAAAATCCTAAAGAGCCGAAAGAAAAGGCGGTTGAAAAGGCGAAGGAGGAGCCGGCAGCGGCTGCGGCCGCCGAGCAGCCAGAGGTGGGtcagagccagagcagccccagcgTGAGCCGCAGCCGCAGCCACAGCCCGTCCGAGAGCCAGACccgcagccacagcagcagcgccagctccggggacagccaggacagcaagaagaagaagaagaaaaaagagaagaagaagcaCAAGAAGCATAAGAAACACAAGAAGCATAAGAAACACCTCGGAAATGAAATGGAATTGGAAAAGAgccaaaaacacaaacacaagaagaaaaagtcaaaGAAGAGCAAAGATAAAGAGAAAGATGACCAAAAAGTGAAATCTGTCACTACATAG
- the RBBP6 gene encoding E3 ubiquitin-protein ligase RBBP6 isoform X3, with protein MSCVHYKFSSKLNYDTVTFDGLHISLCDLKRQIMGREKLKAADCDLQITNAQTKEEYTDDSALIPKNSSVIVRRIPIGGVKATSKTYVMTPKSHKILETAFRSRTEPVSGTSKAIDDSSASISLAQLTKTANLAEANASEEDKIKAMMTQSGHEYDPINYMKKPLGPPPPSYTCFRCGKPGHYIKNCPTNGDKNFESVPRIKKSTGIPRSFMMEVKDPNTKGAMLTNTGKYAIPTIDAEAYAIGKKEKPPFLPEEPSSSSEEDDPIPDELLCLICKDIMTDAVVIPCCGNSYCDECIRTALLESEEHTCPTCHQTDVSPDALIANKFLRQAVNNFKNETGYTKRLRKQVQQQQPQPPPPPPPAPHPPPLMRQTITRPLQPLLRPALARQQDPLMIPLASLASRSAALPSLVPGQAAGLPVNPSLVVSDLPPAVSLSLRGEKPDGPFRDPDSVLPPAALVTAAELSKSSPLSISSLLEEKGYQVPVLRQPALPSLLGPQGQSIPTTGHPLRAGAIRSAGGRPGWELANRGRPHSDRAQRTQTPSLPASAPVFVPVPPPPLYPPPPHALPLPPGVPPPQFPPQFPPGQPPSSGYGVPPPGYPPAPANLSSAWVPSAVPAAHSNAIPTTQAPPLSREEFYREQRRLKEESKSPYSASSYSRSSYTYSKSRSGSSRSRSYSRSFSRSHSRSYSRSPPYPRRGKGKSRNYRSRSRSHGYHRSRSRSPPYRRYHSRSRSPVFRGQSPTKRTIPQGEGEREYFNRYREVPPYDMKAYYGRSVDFRDPFEKERYREWERNYREWYEKFYKGYAVGAQPRPPVNRENFSPERFGPPGTRRENSPYARGRREEYPGGQSHRNRNIAGNYPEKPSGRESHGIKDPTKSKEKEVENPLGDGKGNKHKKHRKRRKGEENEGFPNAELLEGARKPREPVTAEDVKTDSLFMVPSRDDATPVRDEPMEADSIAFKPVSEKEKKEKDKPKAKVDKTKRKVEVTAPPKKDNVVKPAKASQEKVDTDREKSPRTEPPVKKVKEELPKTDSVKASSSQKDEKALGTPRKVHPKATKDHPETRPAKEEKAKKDHTKETKSEKPSNKEDKSKKPAEKSKVSDAKPEKRKRKVDEKADKEHEATSTKASKPETAESKTSPKGKTEPDGEKGERTPEKDKSAFNNPAKKIKLNRETGKKIVSGENVPPGKEPVEKPEPSSSKVKQEKVKGKVRRKVAAADGSSSTLVDYTSTSSTGGSPVRKTEEKTDTKRTVIKTMEEYNNDITAPAEDVIIMIQVPQSKWDKDDFESEEEDIKSTQVPTNIGKPASVIKNVSAKPPNPVKHNEKETEPLEKTQKTTKEASYESSQHDAKSSKSSVSNEKGKAKDRDHSLSDKDTSEKRKSTVQPEKDHLERAAEQGNGKNISQSSKDSRSSEKHDTGRGSAAKDFTPNRDKKSDHDGSRDHSSSKRRDEKGEFARRKDSPSRTRESASVQKSKPREERAEPSKKSTGEAKRSSYSPPRERKQAEHKAAHESKRPAEEHKPLDKNSGKEKEKEKEKEKEKEKEKEKEKEKEKEKEKEKEKEKEKEKEKEKEKEKEKEKEKPVPEVKSNKEKEKEPAGTKPPLKQESPDVKSEKENASAQNDKSVVKPKPQVSSSSRLSSDLTRETDEAAFVPDYNESDSESNVSAKEEEAPGKNPKEPKEKAVEKAKEEPAAAAAAEQPEVGQSQSSPSVSRSRSHSPSESQTRSHSSSASSGDSQDSKKKKKKKEKKKHKKHKKHKKHKKHLGNEMELEKSQKHKHKKKKSKKSKDKEKDDQKVKSVTT; from the exons ATGTCGTGCGTCCATTACAAGTTCTCGTCCAAGCTGAACTATGATACGGTCACCTTCGACGGGCTGCACATCTCCCTGTGCGACCTCAAGCGCCAGATCATGGGCCGCGAGAAGCTGAAGGCGGCCGACTGCGACCTGCAGATCACCAACGCCCAGACCAAAGAAG aatataCAGATGATAGTGCCCTGATTCCTAAGAACTCCTCAGTAATTGTTAGAAGAATCCCTATCGGAGGAGTTAAAGCTACCAGCAAAACATACGTTAT GACTCCTAAATCGCACAAAATCCTAGAAACTGCTTTCAG aAGTCGAACAGAGCCAGTGAGTGGGACATCAAAAGCA ATTGATGACTCTTCTGCATCTATTTCTCTGGCCCAGCTTACTAag ACCGCCAATCTGGCTGAAGCCAATGCTTCCGAGGaggataaaataaaagctatgaTGACACAATCTGGCCATGAATATGATCCGATCAA CTACATGAAGAAGCCCTTGGGCCCACCCCCACCATCATACACCTGCTTTCGGTGCGGAAAACCCGGCCACTACATAAAGAACTGCCCAACAAATGGG GACAAAAACTTTGAGTCTGTTCCCAGAATTAAAAAGAGCACAGGAATTCCAAGGAGTTTCATGATGGAGGTGAAAGATCCCAATACAAAGGGTGCTATGCTgacaaacactggaaaatatgCAATACCAACTATCGATGC GGAAGCTTATGCTataggaaagaaggaaaaacctccCTTTTTACCGGAGGAGCCGTCCTCCTCCTCAGAAGAAGATGATCCTATTCCAGATGAGTTGTTATGTCTGATTTGTAAAGATATAATGACTGATGCAGTCGTTATTCCCTGCTGCGGAAACAGTTATTGTGATGAAT GTATTAGGACAGCGTTACTGGAATCTGAGGAACATACGTGCCCAACGTGTCATCAGACAGATGTTTCGCCTGATGCTTTAATTGCCAACAAGTTCCTACGCCAG GCTGTGAACAACTTCAAGAATGAAACGGGGTACACAAAAAGGCTCCGTAAGCaggttcagcagcagcagccgcagccgccgccACCACCGCCGCCAGCACCGCATCCCCCGCCGCTGATGAGACAGACCATCACGCGGCcgctgcagccgctgctgcGGCCGGCGCTGGCCCGGCAGCAGGACCCGCTCATGATCCCGCTGGCGTCGCTGGCCTCGCGTTCGGCCGCGCTGCCGTCGCTGGTGCCCGGGCAGGCGGCTGGGCTGCCGGTCAACCCGTCGCTGGTCGTCTCTGATCTGCCTCCAGCCGTCTCGCTGTCCCTCCGGGGGGAAAAGCCAGATGGGCCTTTTCG tgaCCCTGATTCTGTTTtacctcctgctgctctggtgaCTGCCGCTGAACTTTCTAAATCTTCCCCTCTGTCCATCAGCAGTTTGTTGGAAGAGAag GGCTATCAGGTTCCTGTACTACGACAACCGGCATTGCCGAGTCTTCTGGGCCCCCAAGGACAATCAATACCCACAACTG GTCACCCATTGAGAGCCGGTGCCATTCGCTCAGCAGGTGGCAGACCAGGCTGGGAACT AGCGAATCGAGGCCGCCCGCACAGTGACCGTGCCCAGAGGACTCAGACCCCATCGCTCCCAGCATCCGCGCCCGTGTTTGTGCCCGTGCCCCCGCCGCCGCTGTACCCCCCGCCGCCCCACGCGCTGCCACTGCCGCCGGGGGTGCCGCCGCCGCAGTTCCCGCCACAGTTCCCGCCGGGGCAGCCCCCGTCCTCAGGGTACGGAGTCCCCCCGCCGGGATACCCCCCGGCTCCTGCCAACCTGTCATCGGCCTGGGTACCCAGCGCAGTGCCAGCGGCGCATTCCAACGCCATCCCGACCACACAGGCGCCTCCTTTGTCTAGGGAGGAGTTTTACAGAGAGCAACGGAGACTGAAAGAGGA GTCCAAGTCTCCCTATAGTGCTTCATCTTACTCTAGAAGCTCGTATACCTACTCCAAGTCACGGTCGGGTTCCTCCCGCTCTCGCTCCTACTCTCGATCGTTTAGTCGTTCCCATTCGCGTTCCTACTCACGATCGCCACCGTATCCAAGACGAGGCAAAGGGAAGAGTCGTAACTATCGTTCTAGGTCAAGGTCACATGGGTATCACCGGTCAAGGTCAAGGTCACCCCCGTACAGAAGATACCATTCACGGTCAAGGTCTCCAGTGTTCAGAGGCCAGTCTCCCACTAAACGGACAATCCCtcaaggggaaggagagagggagtaTTTTAACAGATACAGGGAAGTCCCCCCGTACGACATGAAAGCGTACTACGGCAGATCTGTGGACTTCAGAGATccctttgaaaaggaaagatacagagagtgggAAAGGAACTATAGAGAATGGTACGAAAAGTTTTACAAGGGCTATGCCGTTGGTGCTCAGCCTCGGCCTCCAGTAAACAGAGAGAACTTTTCTCCAGAGAGGTTTGGTCCGCCTGGGACCAGACGAGAGAATTCGCCGTATGCGCGGGGACGTAGGGAGGAGTATCCCGGTGGGCAGAGCCACAGGAATCGTAATATAGCTGGAAATTACCCTGAAAAACCTTCTGGCAGAGAGAGCCATGGCATCAAAGATCCCACGAAGtcaaaagagaaggaagtggAAAATCCACTGGGAGATGGCAAAggaaataaacataaaaaacaccggaagagaagaaaaggggaagagaacGAAGGATTTCCCAATGCTGAGTTGTTAGAAGGTGCAAGAAAACCAAGAGAGCCAGTTACGGCAGAAGACGTTAAAACAGACTCTCTGTTCATGGTCCCGAGCAGAGATGATGCCACCCCTGTGAGAGATGAGCCCATGGAAGCAGATTCGATTGCTTTCAAACCGGTgtctgaaaaggagaaaaaagagaaggacaAGCCAAAAGCAAAAGTTGACAAAACAAAGCGGAAGGTGGAAGTGACTGCTCCTCCGAAGAAAGACAACGTGGTAAAACCAGCTAAAGCTTCCCAAGAGAAGGTCGACACGGACCGGGAAAAATCTCCTCGAACAGAACCTCCTGTGAAAAAAGTGAAGGAGGAGTTGCCGAAGACAGACAGTGTTAAAGCATCTTCCTCTCAAAAGGATGAGAAGGCTCTTGGTACCCCACGGAAAGTTCACCCAAAAGCGACAAAAGATCATCCAGAAACCAGACCAGCtaaggaggaaaaggcaaagaaagacCATACAAAAGAAACCAAGTCAGAGAAGCCCTCCAACAAAGAGGACAAGTCAAAAAAGCCTGctgaaaaaagcaaagtttctgatgcaaaacctgaaaaaagaaaaagaaaagtagatgAAAAGGCTGATAAAGAGCACGAAGCCACTTCCACAAAGGCCTCTAAGCCAGAAACTGCTGAATCGAAAACATCGCCAAAGGGGAAGACTGAGCCTGATGGTGAAAAAGGAGAGCGAACTCCAGAAAAGGATAAATCTGCTTTTAACAACCCCGCGAAAAAGATTAAACTGAACCGAGAAACTGGCAAAAAGATTGTGAGTGGAGAAAATGTGCCACCTGGAAAAGAGCCTGTTGAGAAACCTGAGCCGAGCAGCAGCAaagtgaaacaagaaaaagtgaagggaaaagtgagaagaaaagtAGCAGCAGCTGATGGGTCTAGTTCAACTCTGGTAGATTACACCAG caCTAGTTCTACTGGAGGAAGCCCTGttagaaagacagaagaaaagacagaTACAAAACGAACTGTCATTAAGACCATGGAGGAATATAATAATGACATAACTGCCCCTGCTGAAGACGTCATCATTATGATCCAGGTCCCGCAGTCCAAGTGGGATAAAGATGACTTTGAGTCTGAGGAGGAAGACATTAAATCTACCCAGGTGCCCACAAACATCGGCAAACCTGCTAGTGTTATAAAAAATGTGAGTGCTAAGCCTCCAAACCCTgtaaaacacaatgaaaaagaGACGGAGCCTttggagaaaacacagaaaactacAAAAGAGGCGAGTTATGAAAGCTCTCAGCACGATGCAAAAAGTTCAAAAAGTTCTGTGTcgaatgaaaaaggaaaagccaaagACCGGGATCATTCATTGTCAGATAAGGACACTTctgagaagagaaagagcaCTGTTCAGCCAGAGAAAGACCACTTGGAACGTGCAGCTGAGCAAGGAAAcggcaaaaatatttctcaatcTTCCAAAGACAGCCGATCTTCAGAGAAACACGACACTGGCCGCGGATCCGCTGCTAAAGACTTCACTCCGAACCGAGACAAGAAGTCTGACCATGATGGCAGCAGAGATCATTCTAGTTCCAAGCGCAGAGATGAGAAGGGTGAATTTGCAAGGAGAAAAGACTCCCCTTCTCGAACCAGGGAATCTGCGTCAGTCCAGAAAAGTAAACCGAGAGAGGAGCGAGCGGAGCCGTCCAAAAAGAGCACTGGAGAAGCCAAGCGGAGCAGCTACAGCCCCCCACGTGAGCGGAAACAGGCTGAGCACAAAGCTGCTCACGAGTCCAAGCGCCCAGCAGAGGAACACAAACCTCTGGATAAAAAttcagggaaggagaaggagaaggagaaagagaaggaaaaggagaaggagaaggagaaggaaaaggagaaggagaaggagaaggaaaaggagaaagagaaggagaaggaaaaggagaaagagaaggagaaggaaaaggagaaagagaaggagaaggagaaagagaagccTGTACCAGAGGTAAAGAGcaataaagagaaagagaaagagccAGCTGGTACTAAACCACCTTTGAAACAAGAATCCCCAGATGTAAAATCTGAGAAAGAGAATGCGAGTGCACAGAACGATAAGAGCGTGGTCAAGCCCAAGCCTCAGGTGAGCAGCTCCTCACGCCTCTCTTCTGACCTAACGCGGGAGACCGACGAGGCTGCCTTTGTACCCGACTACAACGAGAGTGACAGCGAGAGCAACGTATCTGCAAAAGAGGAGGAAGCTCCGGGGAAAAATCCTAAAGAGCCGAAAGAAAAGGCGGTTGAAAAGGCGAAGGAGGAGCCGGCAGCGGCTGCGGCCGCCGAGCAGCCAGAGGTGGGtcagagccagagcagccccagcgTGAGCCGCAGCCGCAGCCACAGCCCGTCCGAGAGCCAGACccgcagccacagcagcagcgccagctccggggacagccaggacagcaagaagaagaagaagaaaaaagagaagaagaagcaCAAGAAGCATAAGAAACACAAGAAGCATAAGAAACACCTCGGAAATGAAATGGAATTGGAAAAGAgccaaaaacacaaacacaagaagaaaaagtcaaaGAAGAGCAAAGATAAAGAGAAAGATGACCAAAAAGTGAAATCTGTCACTACATAG